From Daucus carota subsp. sativus chromosome 6, DH1 v3.0, whole genome shotgun sequence:
AGTGTGattagtgtgtgtgtgttttgaaattatatatttgtggtTGCGAAGGTTGCGGGTAATTTGGAATTGGTTATGTTCTGGAATTAGATGGAAGTATTAGGCTTTGTTAGTTTGTGAGTAGGAGGTGTTGCTCGAACTATGATAGCAAGCTCAGTGAGTGTTGTTTTACTTTGTATCGTATAAAACAGGGGCCTTTTTTGCATTTGTTCAATTGTGGAAAGTGGAAACGGAGAGTATGCGTAGTAAGTGATTGAAATGCACATGATAGTGCAAAGCTGCGCTTGAAGAAGCCTGATGTTGtgtatatttagtttttaaGAATTATAAGTGGGTGCTTGGgattttcttttttcatttaAGGCTActagaatatatttaaaagcaCCAAGATTATAAGCTAGCACTCATTTCACATGCTTATCTTAGTTGGGTACATGCTGCAGGTGATGAAATGACAAGGGTTTTTTGGAAATCTATTAAGGAGAAAGTAAGTATTTTTCCATTCTCCGATTAATACAATCTTATATGCATTGCTCTAGGttctttattatgttttttttttctcttttcttgtACAGCTTATATTTCCATTTCTGGATTTAGACATAAAGTATTTTGATCTTGGCCTCCCTAATCGTGATGCCACCGATGATAGAGTTACAATTGAAAGTGCAGAAGCCACTCTTAAGTAAGCTCTTATTGCCTCTGCATGCAGTTCTAGTGCAAATTTTCTCTGCTGCTAATCCTTTTGTTTAATTAATCAGAATAGGTTCTTTTTTCCTTTGTGTTTTAAGATTATCATTGGAAGCATTTTATGAacttaaggggccgtttggttgatGGTTAATGAGCCCCGTTAACAGTAATCTTTAGAAACTCATATCCATTAATTGGGTACATCCCTCTATACAGTTTGGGATCCAATATCATTTTCCCATTTACCCCGTTTCCCATACCCTTCATCCTCATTCCCTAATCCCATTTTCATCAATGATCCAAACGATCCCTCCATCTCATAATCTTTAGTATTGCATGTATTCATATCTTTGGTAGATGTCATTATGTTCATCAGTTATCAATGAAAATAATTTGCTTGTCTTCCGCTGATATCTTTCTTAATTAATTGAACTCCAGGTACAATGTAGCAATTAAGTGTGCAACTATCACACCAGGTATGCCTTTGAAGATCTGGGACTGGAAGTAGTGTACTTCATCTACTTCGACAACAGAATATCTGgcattttttacattttctgTAGTTATTAAGAGCTCAATATCCTTGGTTCATTTATTCACATATATGTGATAGAATTTAAGTGTAAAACAAAGTAGAGAGTAAGGGAAATGCAATTAATTGTGTTTGGGAACATGTAattcatttcaaattatggATTTAAATGACATGATTTGAATTGTAGTTTCAAATTCTAAAGTTTGTATAAGTATTTTAACCGtttaggatttcaaatgaaatcaatATCCAAATTCTTCTATATATCCAAAGATGTCATTTCATGAAATCCATGTTCCCAAGCAGGTTATCCTGGACCTCACCGGCTTCTGTCTTTGTCTTCCTTGACGACTATTACATTTCAGTATCCATTGTCAATTGTCATCATTTACACCAAATAAGAACGATATGTTATTGATGGAAAAGCTCTGTGGATTTGATATGTGAACTGATGGATAATTTCTGCTTCTGTTTCACAGATGAAACTCGTCTCAAGGAGTTCAACTTAAAGCAGATGTGGAAGAGTCCGAACGGGACTATTCGTAACATATTAAATGGTTGATGAATTTCCTTCCAAAGTCTGACCTCTCTTTTCCTTCTTCTCACCGACAATTCAATTTGTTCACTTGTCAGATGTTGAACAATGTAACTTTAACTATTGCAGGAACTGTTTTCCGCGAACCAATCATTTGCAAAAATATACCGCGACTTGTCCAAGGTGCTTCCTGTTTCTTGCTTCTCTATATGTTTGGTTTCCATATTTCATTTGTGCGTCACTGTCTTGTTCTTACACAATTTGGAAATTTTTTAAGGCTGGAATAAGCCAATATGCATTGGCAGGCATGCTTTTGGAGATCAATATCGAGCTACTGATCTAGTTGTTCAAGGACCTGGAAAACTCAAAATGGTGTTTGGTATAACTTTATATCACTAGTGAGCTTACAAAAGACTCTCACTAGTTTCCAGTGTTAATAACAAGAAATTTCCAATTGATTTGAAACATGATCTTTCTGTCACtatatatatctaataataCTTAAATAAATTCTACAGTACCAGATGGGCAAAGTGAGAAAACAGAGTTAGAGGTTTTCAACTTTACTGGCGCTGGAGGAGTAGCTCTTTCAATGTACAACACTGACGAGGTTAAGATTTGCTCTTAAGATGTTTATTTTGCATTTATCTAACATCTGGTGCACAAGTCTTGACCATCTTATTTGTGAACCCAAATTGGTATAGCTCCTACGATATATGTTTAAGGGTTGACTCTGACGGCTATACAGTTGGGTTGGTTTTATTGAAGCTTTTCGTAAGGTCTGATGGTTTATATTCCGTGTAGCCAATATGTAAGCAGATGACGTAAAATGTGAGAGACAATGATACATACTATAGTTCATCTCATTTGCATATGCGTAAACCCTAAAGTGTGATTAGGTTAGTATTTATCTATATCAACCAAACCAAGtgtaaaattatcataatagTCTGAGACAGACTGCTCTATCTAGTCTTCCATAGTGCCtcgttttgaaatttttgttcttaagGTACCCCTAGTTTACTATTTGAAGTACTAGCTATCTAGGTAATTTATATAACCGTTTTCATTGCTTGTTTTCCCCACTTGTGGTGCAGTCCATTCATGCTTTTGCTGAGGCTTCTATGAACACAGCTTACCAAAAAAGATGGCCACTATATCTTAGCACTAAGAATACTATCCTTAAGAAATACGATGGAAGGTATATATTACAGGTCACAATTTTTTATACATGTTCTGCACCCCCAATCCAAGTATTATTGGTTACTCTTTTGGTAATAATTTGTTCTTCTTACTTGAAGATTTAAGGATATTTTCCAAGAAGTTTATGAAAAAGAGTGGAAGTCAAAGTTTGAATCTGTAGGAATATGGTAAGCCATAAACTTTGAGTTTTGTCTACATATTtagtttcaagttgttttccCATTTTCTGATTATTGTTGATACTAAAGGTATGAGCATCGCTTAATTGATGATATGGTTGCTTATGCTCTTAAGAGCGATGGAGGTTATGTATGGGCATGCAAAAACTATGATGGAGATGTCCAAAGTGACTTTTTAGCCCAAGGTTTGTACCTATATGCCGTATAATGTAAAAGAACAATGgagtatttcttttttcttatgTTATATCCTAGTAACAGAGGATCATTAGTCTTGGTTGACGTGTTTTAGCTCAATTTCCATATAACCTTTCCCCTTTTGTACAGGATTCGGATCTCTTGGTTTGATGACATCTGTACTGGTATATCTGCCATATCAAGTTTTTAACATTTCTGAAATGTGCTAGTTTGCTTTTCCATCtttgtttttgctaaatatttCCTTTTTCAACTTGTTTTAAAGCCGTGATTGTTTGGATTGATTTTAGGTATGCCCGGATGGAAAGACCATTGAAGCTGAAGCAGCCCATGGCACAGTTACTCGTCATTATCGTGTCCATCAAAAAGGAGGTGAAACTAGCACTAACAGcatagcttcaatctttgcttgGTCTCGAGGGCTAGCTCATAGGTACAAACTTTAAAAGCGGATATAGATGCCCTCTTTCAATTGTTAAAACTTATGGCATATCAATTTGCTATTTTTATCTTGATAGAGCAAAATTAGATGACAATGCCCTCCTCCTGGATTTCACTGAGAAATTGGAAGCAGCTTGCATTGGAACTGTTGAACGCGGAAAGATGACCAAGGACCTTGCAATTCTTCTCTATGGGTCTAGGTATGCACTCCCTTATCATACACTGCTTATTTACTAGTTTCTCCACAGGTCTAAGTAAGCACTCCCTCATTATACACTGTCATTTACTCGTCAGTCGAAGCTAATGGTGGTGTTCTTTGCAGGGTAACTAAGGCTCATTATTTGAACACCGAGGGATTTATCGATGCTGTTGCTGCAGAACTGAGATCAAGACTATATAAGAAATCAAAGTTATAACACATGTGTGTTCTCTATGAGATGTCAGTGCTTGACACTGTTTTTTCCAATGTATGCAACATTTTTATTTGTGACCATccttataaaataaattcatgtaTAGCAACTTCGATCCAAATactcattaatattattaaatcaatGCTTCTGAAAATAATGGTCAATGTTATTAAGTCATCGAGAACACCTCCTAATTTATGTCGGGGCATCGTcaataaacaattaaattttttagctaaaaaaagatttaaaaatattgcaaagaaaatttatagaaaaaatgcaaaaaaaattcTCTAACTCCAAACCATAATACAGTAAACAATAGATGGAGACGCATAGTTCAAAAATTAGGTGAGGAAGGAATATATGAAGTACGAGGTGTGTTCAGTAAAAGAAGGGCATCTTTGGCAAAAAATAGCGCATTAAGATACTACTAAATTTCACAGTCATGGCATGATATTCGGTCTGAACAGATGACCAGAAGGCAGAAGATTGTGGACTGTTTAAGACCTCCAGGATACAAAGAATTAGATTTAGATTTGTTTGACATATCTATGCATacatcataaaaatattatttaattataaacattAATGCATATTGTTTAATATTGCTTTCGTCCCTTTTAGTTGTCCAAAAAACATACTCCTAAGGTTTTTTAtcttactttttgacacgtatttgagagttataaaatatatagttttataattttttttaattttttttttacctgaataaaagtttgacgtttaaactttatccaaaaaaaattttaaaaaattataaaactatactttataagagtctcaaaacgTGTGCAAACTATTGGGTGGAAAAAAGAgtacatattaagaaaaattaaattatgtaatttattttcatacatgctcttatttatttagtttcatACATTCTCTTGTTTATTACAATAAATGCTAAgttataaatgtatatatgtgtgtaaagTCAAATATTAGAACTAACTATCAACATTTATATATGGAaaaaatatgtacaaatatacaGTGGAACAAGAATTAAACAACTATTTACGGACAACTATTTTGCACATATGATAACTAAAAAAAGGACGGATGGCCTGTTAAATATAATCTGACCATCCTGATATCAAATGAAGCATCAGTAAAACATCACTTAAACATCACTTGTGAATAAATTAAGagttgtaaaaaaattattttttccaagAAATAAACCTCATAACaaaaatttgagaaataaaaatgttttaattcacacaaaaaaaaattaaatgaatgaaAGTAGTTAAACAATCTAATTAtttccaaataaaaatatataataattaatattatgataaataaaCATTATAAAACTTTGTCAAATACCGTTATCACTAGTTAAcacatttttaaatacataCACGTTACCGATTCATAAAAATATccacatataaaattattaaggtcatagtaaaataaattaaaatttaattaaataaacctTGAATATTACTGCACAACCATATAGAGTTGGGACTCAGAAGTGAGtaaagaaaaaaagtttgatCTCATCCTAAGGTGTTTTTGATAGATTGTTATATGGAGAAATATGCAATTGGATATTTGTTAGGTCTACAATATAGATTATTCTAAATCAAACATTCAATttaaagtaaatcatatatattgtttattaatatcaatatcatTAAACTTGAAACACATACATGCAAGCTGATCATACTGCAACCCTAAATGCAAAGGGTTGAGATTCCACCCTGATAAAACATGCAACATACGGCAACCACGTACAAATCTCGCTCTTGAAAAACACAATAAATTTCTGTATCTTcgcaaacaaattttttttattagaaaagaATGTCTCTCTTCGATTCAGATTAGGAGGTTCTACTTCTCTAAATTGATTATGTATCTTcgcaaacaaattttataaaaaagaatgtCTCTCTTCGATTCAGATTAGGAGGTTCTACTTCTCTAAATCGACTATATATCTtcataaacaaattttataaaaaagaatgtCTCTCTTCGATTTAGATTAGGAGGTTCTACTTCTCTAAATCGATTATGTATCTTCGCAAACAAATTTTATAGAAAAGAATGTCTCTCTTCGATTCAGATTAGGAGGTTCTACTTCTCTAAATCGATTATGTATCTTCGCAAACAAATTTTATAGAAAAGAATGTCTTTCTTCGATTCAGATTAGGAGGTTCTACTTCTCTAAATCGATTATGTATCTtcacaaacaaattttataaaaaagaatgtCTCTTTTCAATTAGAGGTTCTACTTCTCTAAATCGATAATCATCTGCAAATATCTTATATCGTTTAACGATTTTAAAACTTCTCTAAATCGATAATCATCTGCAAATATTTTGTATCGTTTAACGATTTTAAAACCTTAAGTCATGATAAGGAAGAAAATGCCGATTTTTGATCTTGTTTACTTTGtgctttttattttaatgacaTAGTCTTCGAAGGCTAGGTATTACCGCTGCATAAAAATATCCACATATATAATTCTTAAGGTCATAGAAAAATGCATTGATGTATTTTCACCTACTTCTCATGATAAATAAAGTAACAAAATAACATgtaaactatatttttttaaaagtttttttttcatATGTGTGTTATACCCTTAGAAGAGAAAGGTCGAAAGCCCAACAAACTATCACGtgcaatatataaaaaaatatcatctgcgatatataaaaaaagtctGCGGTAAATTTGTCTTACATTGGCATGCAACCTCCGATAAAGTATTATATccatcagattttttttttgacggggAACCATTTATTGATACTCGGATGAGAGTGCTAATGAGCTCAGAAACTGACGAGGAGATTTCCCACACCGATGTTGCCGAAATATGACGAGATTTCATCCCACAACCCTGATGCTGTGTTTGGTGAGATCCCACATTCTGATGATGTCGTGTTCAGAAAATTATATGACTATTAAGGATAATATTATCATCACGACAATGAAATGTTTTAAGCTCTGTGTATTCGGCTATATGAAACTATTTCGTAAACATATGTGATTGGTGGTCTTATAATGATGAAGTTCTATCCATTAATTCTGATAATTGAAgcagattaattaaatttatcctcTATCTTATTTACTAGGCAATgtgtatttcatatatatatttttttaggaaGAATGTGTATTTCTATTACAAACGGGATTGTAGTTAATTAGAAAGCCTCAATTATATACATCTGTGTATTCGGCTATATGAAACTATTTCGTAAACATATGTGATTGGTGGTCTTATAATGATGAAGTTCTATCCATTAATTCTGATAATTGAAgcagattaattaaatttatcctcTATCTTATTTACTAGGCAATgtgtatttcatatatatatatttttaggaaGAATGTGTATTTCTATTACAAACGGGATTGTAGTTAATTAGAAAGCCTCAATTATATACATCAGATAATCAGATAatataaattcttttaaaatatgtgcagaataacaaaaattttaccatatatgtatattaaatatatgtaacaTACTTTTAAAATAAGTCCACATTTAAATATAgctctaaatatatataatatatattagatattgagcaaaatatatactctaattatattcattatatataataatcttGTATCAGCACATTAATGAATAtagatttgtttatattaatatccacatccaaaattatcaaatacgaacacaaataatatatatgactaATATGTACGTTAATTTTCtgtcaaaatttttttttatttattttgtattgatACAGATATTTCGACATACAGATACTTGGCTTTGCAGTTGACTCACCGGAAAACATTAACATAACATCATTTTATCCCTCtgtatctatatttatatatcacacAATGTTATTACATCAAAGCTTGACCTCCCCGGGATCTCCGACGTTTCCTCGATTCTCACGCCGCCGTAATTCTCTTATTTCTCGCCGGAAAATTCGCAAGCCTCTGAAGTCATCATCATCCTTATATCCCTGTGTTTGTCTCCACATTAACACCGAAAAAGTCGCTGAGATTGCACAAAACAAGGTTACAACACACTTATTTGTGTAGATTGTttgttaaatttgttatttaatttttaattttggagattttttaattttttgacaagATATACGTATTAGTATATGAATTGTTTCGGAATATAGTAACGGATTTATTAGTGTTTTTAGGTTTTAGTTGGAGCATTTGTGTCTGCGGTGATTGGACAAGTTTCGAAGCCTTTTACTTCTGTTTTGCTGTACGGTAATaaatttgagtttgattttagTTGGATTACTCGTTCCGGTGGCTTTCCCTCGGCTCATTCTTCTGTAAGTTTCGATGCCTTTGAATTGTATTTTCCGGATTTACTATCGTTTATAGCCTAATTTATGCTTCGGAATGATGGATTTATTTTGTGATGGATTTATTGGCAGGCTGTTGTGGCCACTGCAACTTCCCTTGGCCTAGAAAGGTGCAAAACTATTAAATCTTATCTGTATCATTAGTGAGTATTACGTGTATATTAAGCGAATCCTTAATTTGTGAGTCATGGACTCTATCATGTTTTCGGATTTTATGTGAACCTTATTTGTGGAAGTTAgtaaattatgtataattttgtaAGTGTATTTTGCTGTTCGGTTGAGTTTGTAGCTGAAACATGATGGTATATATATGTTGGTAACCGAACCGAGGAACTTTGTGTAATTCATTTTTAAGTCATCCGATGATCATGTGTttcttttaattgtcttactgtgAAGATGAATTTCGGTTAATTTTCTTTCACTATATTACAGGGGGTTTTCCG
This genomic window contains:
- the LOC108224284 gene encoding isocitrate dehydrogenase [NADP], coding for MAMQKIKVLNPIVEMDGDEMTRVFWKSIKEKLIFPFLDLDIKYFDLGLPNRDATDDRVTIESAEATLKYNVAIKCATITPDETRLKEFNLKQMWKSPNGTIRNILNGTVFREPIICKNIPRLVQGWNKPICIGRHAFGDQYRATDLVVQGPGKLKMVFVPDGQSEKTELEVFNFTGAGGVALSMYNTDESIHAFAEASMNTAYQKRWPLYLSTKNTILKKYDGRFKDIFQEVYEKEWKSKFESVGIWYEHRLIDDMVAYALKSDGGYVWACKNYDGDVQSDFLAQGFGSLGLMTSVLVCPDGKTIEAEAAHGTVTRHYRVHQKGGETSTNSIASIFAWSRGLAHRAKLDDNALLLDFTEKLEAACIGTVERGKMTKDLAILLYGSRVTKAHYLNTEGFIDAVAAELRSRLYKKSKL